The following are from one region of the Paenibacillus sp. JZ16 genome:
- a CDS encoding polysaccharide pyruvyl transferase family protein, giving the protein MHIAASGYYGMGNFGDDLFLHTLRQVFHDHHVYPWNSRLDPRQTDAFIIGGGDLITPYSFNSYYFPPQLKGQPTWVYGVGIVDAYPEHTWPEEQVSAYREMISKANRAVFRDERSSAIARRAGFHRNVETAPDMVFGYRQPDIPVKRFSKRPTVGVVVFSYESFPMENMTKLLGHLIAKGYHAVLIPVIHHPGNAYSDYNTCLQLQQKVRELTPGASIETLPFLMDIELTYSFIQSVDYLISFKLHPTLAALRGGKPVLALSTMSKVHSLLSSFRLGQYFTDYRQPLDVLVDKTETFLKYGPGHVQRVMPMIRAAEEESTASLLDLKNHIEEHNRW; this is encoded by the coding sequence ATGCATATTGCCGCTTCCGGGTACTATGGAATGGGAAACTTCGGTGATGATTTATTTCTTCACACCCTTCGCCAGGTATTCCACGATCATCACGTCTATCCATGGAACTCCCGATTGGATCCCCGCCAGACGGATGCCTTCATCATCGGTGGTGGCGATTTAATTACACCCTACTCATTCAATTCGTATTACTTCCCTCCGCAGCTCAAAGGACAGCCTACCTGGGTCTACGGTGTCGGCATCGTGGACGCCTACCCGGAACACACCTGGCCTGAGGAGCAGGTATCCGCCTACCGGGAGATGATCTCCAAGGCAAACCGCGCAGTGTTCAGGGATGAGCGATCGTCGGCCATCGCCAGGCGGGCAGGCTTCCACCGAAATGTTGAAACCGCCCCTGATATGGTATTCGGCTACCGTCAACCCGATATCCCGGTGAAACGATTCTCTAAGCGCCCCACCGTTGGCGTTGTTGTGTTTTCCTATGAATCGTTCCCGATGGAGAACATGACCAAACTGCTGGGGCATCTTATCGCCAAAGGTTATCATGCCGTCCTTATTCCTGTTATTCATCATCCGGGCAACGCGTACTCCGATTACAACACATGTCTGCAATTGCAGCAGAAGGTAAGGGAGCTAACCCCCGGCGCTTCCATTGAAACACTGCCGTTTCTCATGGATATCGAGCTCACCTACAGCTTCATACAATCCGTGGACTATCTGATATCATTCAAGCTTCACCCGACGCTAGCCGCTTTACGCGGCGGCAAGCCTGTGCTGGCGCTTAGCACCATGAGCAAAGTGCATAGCCTGCTGAGCTCTTTTCGTCTCGGTCAGTACTTTACGGATTATCGTCAGCCGCTTGATGTGCTGGTCGATAAAACCGAAACCTTCCTTAAATACGGCCCTGGTCATGTGCAGCGAGTTATGCCCATGATCCGCGCAGCGGAGGAAGAAAGCACCGCTTCACTTCTGGATTTAAAGAACCATATCGAGGAGCACAACCGTTGGTAA